The genomic window GCTCCGAGGAGATGCGTCGCCGGTCCGCGGCCCGCGCGGGTGCTCGTGTCGCCGCCCTCGACGGTCTCGGCCACTACTGGATGGTGCAGGACCCAGTCCGCAGCGCACGAGTACTCACCTCGTTCTGGGCCGAATACGACTGACCAATCCGCGAGCTGTCATCGGCAGATCAGTGCGTTCGGCGGGTCGAGATGAGCTCGGCTCGTTGATCTTTCAGTCCTGCCACGTGGCCGTATCGAACCGCCCCCTCCCGCAATACGGCACCTTTCGAACGAGCCGCATTGGACGCGGCCCGTGCTGGCGCTTACACGACGAACGGCCGGTCGGCCCTCCGAACAGAGGTCGAGCACCAGGGCTCGGCATCAACTTGCTGCCGCCAGCACCCTCCACTTCTTCCTGGAACGCGAGCGGGCCTGCGGAGCCGCGTATTCGATTCGCCGACGCGCTTCGTAGGCACTGATTCGCAGCAGATCAGTCAATAGCTCCACGGTATCCCGATAGCCGGTGTCTGCGGCGAGGCCGCGACGCTCGGCTTCGGCGACGGCCGCGCGCATGGCAGCGTCCAGTCGCCTCCGGCGGCGTTCGGTTTCGACGAGGGTGCGCAGCAAGTCGACATCGGCCAGTTCCGGCCATCCCGGCGCTGGAGCATCCGGCGCCAGCGCGGTCGAATGTATGTTCACCCGAACCAGCCTACCGCAATATAGAACATATGTTCGATAGTTCGGCTTGCTGGGCATGTTCGGGCCTGGCGTCACTTGTCGGACTGTTGGCGCCCTGCCCGGCGTGGCGCATTCGCACGCAATTCGGCTACTTAAGACTGGCGCTAGGGCCTGATCCCGGCCAGGATCGGGTCCAGGTGCCCGGTGAGGAGCTCCCAAATCGGCTGCCCACCTGCGTCATTGGTGTTACCCAACAAGGCTTGCCTCTCACCGTCACCGTGGCGGGAATGGCTGAAGGAGTGCGGGTTCAGGCGATCATCGCAACACTTCGTTGAGTGCTTTGATGGTGTCTTGACGCCTAGGGTTTGTCGAGGGCGCTTTAGCGTGCCGTTGAATTACCTTGCAGCCCAAGCGATTCACCACGACTCACACCTCCGCCGAGCGCGGTGCACATGCCCGAGATCAGGTCCGGCGAGGACCGAGCCCTTTCAAGGCGTTCTCGACGAGAAGGCGTGCGTAGTCCTGCGGCATTGGATGCGGCCGGAATTGGATGCGATACATCATCGGTGCGACAACATGATCGATCAGGGTTTCGACGTCGGGGGCCAATTCGCCGCGACCCACCGCGCGGGAAAGGATCAGTTCGATCTGCTCGACCGCATAGTCCGAGCAGGCTCCAGCATTGCCACTGTCGGGGTCGCCGAGCAGGGCATCGCGGATGTAGGCCCGCCCCGGGTCCGCGGACATCTCCTCCAAGAATTGCTCTGCCCACGCGGTCAAATCGGCGGCCAGGCTGCCATGGTCGGCCGGCGCCGATTCGGGGCGCAGGCGTTCGACCGCGACGTCGGAAAGCAATTCCTGCAGATCACCCCACCTGCGATAGATCGTCGACGGTGTGACACCGGCCCGTGCCGCGATGAGCGGCACGGTCAGTGTGTCGCGTCCACTTTCAGACTCCAGTTCCCGGACGGCCGTGTGCACAGACTGCTGTACTCGCGCACTGCGGCCGCCAGGGCGGGTCATGGGCTTGGGGCTCATACCGACCATGTTAAAGCAAAGTATTTGCTTCTAGACCGAGCGACCCCTTAAGCTCGCTAACGCTAATAAATTGCTTTAAGCTGCTGGGAGAACCACATGACCGAGAACCGATGGAACCACCTCACCGCCGCGGAACTTCGTGCACTGGCGGCACACGATGCCGTCGTACTGTTGCCGATCGGATCCACCGAACAGCACGGTCCACACCTACCCACCGGGGTAGACGACTTCCTGGCTACCGAGGTGTGCATGC from Nocardia iowensis includes these protein-coding regions:
- a CDS encoding DUF222 domain-containing protein: MNIHSTALAPDAPAPGWPELADVDLLRTLVETERRRRRLDAAMRAAVAEAERRGLAADTGYRDTVELLTDLLRISAYEARRRIEYAAPQARSRSRKKWRVLAAAS
- a CDS encoding TetR/AcrR family transcriptional regulator, whose amino-acid sequence is MSPKPMTRPGGRSARVQQSVHTAVRELESESGRDTLTVPLIAARAGVTPSTIYRRWGDLQELLSDVAVERLRPESAPADHGSLAADLTAWAEQFLEEMSADPGRAYIRDALLGDPDSGNAGACSDYAVEQIELILSRAVGRGELAPDVETLIDHVVAPMMYRIQFRPHPMPQDYARLLVENALKGLGPRRT